The following are encoded together in the Treponema primitia ZAS-1 genome:
- the eno gene encoding phosphopyruvate hydratase, with protein MSIIEYVQAREILDSRGNPTVEVEVQLEDGSLGRAAVPSGASTGDYEAVELRDGDKGRYLGKGVQKAVANVNDIIAPELQGYDALEQVDIDRTMIELDGTENKSKLGANAILGVSMATARAAAEYLGLPLYKYLGTFHSNLLPVPMANIINGGKHSDNKIDFQEFMVMPIGAESIVEAVRWTAEVFHNLKSLLHAAGKNTAVGDEGGFAPDIGNEEALEFIMKAIEKAGYKPGEQFGIALDCASSELFGEGDKKGYKFWKSNPGKLFSADEMIGIYTDWVKKYPIISIEDPLDQDDWDGYVKLTKALGDKVQIVGDDFFVTNTKRLEKGIGLGACNSILIKVNQIGTVTETYEAVEMAKRAGYTAIVSHRSGETEDTFIADLVVGLETGQIKTGSMSRTDRVAKYNQLIRIEEQLEGVSEYAGRKAFYNLKK; from the coding sequence ATGAGTATTATCGAATATGTACAGGCACGCGAAATTCTCGATTCCCGTGGAAATCCCACGGTTGAGGTCGAAGTACAGCTGGAAGACGGCTCCCTTGGGCGGGCCGCAGTTCCCTCCGGGGCGTCCACCGGTGATTACGAAGCGGTGGAGCTTCGGGACGGTGACAAAGGCCGGTACTTGGGTAAGGGCGTCCAGAAGGCGGTGGCGAATGTCAACGATATTATCGCTCCGGAACTGCAGGGCTACGATGCCCTGGAGCAGGTTGATATCGACCGGACCATGATTGAACTTGACGGGACTGAAAACAAGAGTAAACTCGGGGCCAATGCCATCTTAGGCGTATCCATGGCCACCGCCCGCGCTGCGGCTGAATATCTGGGACTCCCCCTCTACAAGTACCTTGGTACCTTCCATTCCAACCTGCTCCCGGTGCCCATGGCGAATATCATCAACGGCGGCAAACACTCGGATAATAAGATCGACTTCCAGGAATTTATGGTTATGCCCATTGGCGCCGAATCCATCGTGGAAGCGGTTCGCTGGACCGCCGAGGTTTTCCACAACCTGAAGAGCCTCCTCCACGCTGCGGGAAAGAACACCGCCGTGGGTGACGAAGGCGGATTTGCCCCGGATATCGGCAACGAGGAAGCCCTGGAATTTATCATGAAGGCCATCGAGAAGGCCGGTTACAAGCCCGGGGAACAGTTCGGCATTGCCCTGGACTGCGCCAGCTCCGAACTTTTCGGCGAAGGCGACAAGAAGGGTTATAAGTTCTGGAAGTCCAACCCGGGTAAACTCTTTAGCGCCGACGAAATGATCGGTATCTACACCGATTGGGTAAAAAAGTACCCCATCATTTCCATCGAAGATCCCCTGGATCAGGACGATTGGGACGGGTATGTAAAGCTTACCAAAGCCCTGGGCGACAAAGTACAGATCGTGGGTGACGACTTCTTCGTTACCAACACCAAGCGGCTTGAAAAGGGCATTGGCCTTGGGGCCTGTAACTCCATCCTGATCAAGGTAAACCAGATCGGCACGGTTACCGAAACCTACGAAGCGGTTGAGATGGCCAAGCGGGCCGGCTATACCGCCATCGTTTCCCATCGTTCCGGCGAAACCGAGGATACTTTCATCGCCGACCTGGTAGTAGGCCTGGAAACCGGCCAGATAAAGACCGGTTCCATGAGCCGTACCGACCGGGTTGCCAAGTACAACCAGCTTATCCGCATTGAGGAACAGCTTGAGGGCGTTTCCGAATATGCCGGAAGGAAAGCCTTCTACAATCTTAAAAAATAA
- the nusB gene encoding transcription antitermination factor NusB, giving the protein MASRRKGRILAFQALYSWDVTPSALEELLSFSWLETEKRDALDGNTAEFSRLLIQGTIENIGAVDDIIRAHLKNWDFSRLNRVDLALLRMSAYTLIYQNDVSPSIVIDEAIGISREFGTDDSYRFINGVLDSIRRTLQGPQPLEGAPK; this is encoded by the coding sequence ATGGCCTCACGTAGAAAAGGACGGATCCTGGCTTTTCAAGCCCTGTATTCCTGGGACGTCACCCCTTCCGCATTGGAGGAACTCCTTAGTTTTTCCTGGCTGGAAACGGAGAAACGGGATGCCCTGGATGGAAATACCGCTGAATTTTCTCGTCTTTTAATTCAAGGTACCATAGAAAATATTGGCGCCGTGGATGATATAATCCGCGCCCATTTGAAGAACTGGGATTTTTCCCGGCTAAACCGGGTTGATCTTGCCCTGCTCAGGATGAGCGCCTATACCCTCATATACCAGAACGATGTATCTCCCTCAATTGTTATTGATGAGGCCATAGGTATATCCCGGGAATTTGGTACCGATGATTCCTATCGTTTTATCAATGGCGTTCTGGACAGTATTCGTCGGACCTTACAAGGTCCGCAGCCCCTGGAAGGCGCCCCAAAATGA
- a CDS encoding SurA N-terminal domain-containing protein: MKKFAKYFLFLIIFAVFATGFLFGGGKKEPKAAPLPEGTPIGGGASSSVSSPNDLSGDQRDLQNVAKVTLTKSEYIFVKQLRVEVDRRSKMQEIPPQVSALDLHRMVLDAMISERLVLQAAERVGISSSNAELEQRIQMVRASAGRPVTDQEFSEGIEKQYGLSYSAFQTYLHEDIIRQKYIEQYIVQAAEKAKAGDSITDSDINNEIQGLKDELAAQAGRPPTDEEFNDVIKKQGMDLVTLRGQIRRQLLVQKYLISIAGGAPAEEEIQTFYNRNKARFIRPDTISFDWIRIPYGASSATKTAARTRAEELARKIGSSSSVFNEESAIVESSSNSGSARYIQLTTEDPRIQQVFGLEFIDKALPLEENAVSGIIEGRQGFFIIKVTRKYRQANLGLEDIYRWGNPATVRDLINSQLMQRALTNGAAVVTNTLAEDLRKEGAVEIHEELLVW, encoded by the coding sequence ATGAAGAAATTTGCGAAGTATTTTCTTTTTCTGATAATTTTCGCTGTTTTCGCAACCGGCTTCCTGTTCGGCGGGGGCAAAAAGGAACCGAAAGCGGCTCCTCTTCCGGAGGGAACCCCAATTGGGGGGGGGGCGTCCAGCAGCGTCTCATCTCCCAATGATTTGTCCGGGGATCAGCGGGACTTACAAAACGTGGCCAAGGTGACCTTAACCAAGAGCGAATATATTTTTGTCAAACAGCTGCGTGTAGAGGTGGATAGGCGGTCCAAAATGCAGGAGATTCCTCCGCAAGTGAGCGCCCTGGATCTTCATCGTATGGTGTTGGATGCCATGATCAGTGAGCGGCTGGTCCTCCAGGCGGCTGAAAGGGTGGGCATCAGTTCGTCCAATGCGGAATTGGAACAGCGGATTCAGATGGTCCGCGCCAGCGCCGGCCGGCCGGTTACGGATCAGGAATTTTCCGAAGGCATCGAAAAACAGTATGGCTTGAGCTATTCTGCCTTTCAAACCTACCTTCATGAGGATATTATCCGGCAAAAATACATAGAACAGTACATTGTACAAGCGGCGGAAAAGGCCAAGGCTGGGGATTCCATAACCGATAGTGATATAAATAACGAAATCCAGGGTTTAAAGGATGAGCTGGCCGCTCAAGCAGGCAGGCCTCCCACGGATGAAGAATTCAACGATGTCATAAAGAAGCAGGGTATGGATTTGGTCACCCTCCGGGGGCAGATCCGGCGGCAATTGCTGGTACAGAAGTACCTGATTTCCATAGCAGGAGGAGCGCCGGCGGAAGAAGAGATTCAAACCTTTTATAACCGTAACAAAGCCCGGTTTATACGGCCCGATACAATTTCCTTTGACTGGATACGGATCCCCTATGGCGCTAGTTCCGCTACCAAGACCGCCGCCCGGACCAGGGCGGAAGAGTTGGCTCGGAAAATTGGTTCCAGTTCTTCGGTCTTTAATGAGGAATCCGCCATTGTGGAATCTTCCAGCAACTCCGGTTCCGCCCGGTATATCCAGTTAACCACCGAGGATCCCCGGATCCAACAGGTTTTTGGCCTGGAGTTTATCGATAAGGCATTACCTTTGGAGGAAAACGCCGTGTCCGGGATAATTGAAGGCCGTCAGGGCTTTTTTATCATCAAGGTAACCAGAAAGTACCGGCAGGCGAACCTTGGGCTTGAGGATATTTACCGTTGGGGGAACCCCGCCACTGTCCGGGATTTGATCAACTCCCAGTTGATGCAGCGGGCTCTTACCAACGGCGCCGCAGTGGTGACCAATACCCTGGCAGAGGATCTCCGGAAAGAGGGTGCCGTGGAGATCCACGAAGAATTGCTCGTTTGGTAA